The Diadema setosum chromosome 4, eeDiaSeto1, whole genome shotgun sequence genome window below encodes:
- the LOC140227445 gene encoding nose resistant to fluoxetine protein 6-like, which yields MKASDGKISWIRFYLHRHFRLTPVLAMVILIWMFIVPEMNQGPIWYHQEEFTRKCRHYYWSYILYINNFISSVDCVPGTWYLACDMQFYYLSPLLLIPLYKFPKIGLGAITATGIASFITTAAIVWKNNIGLELHSFDDAFPDGNHTSSPGNNGDYFSVVYDKPYCRISPYLLGMMLAYLMQRIGRRTLVLNSVTE from the exons ATGAAGGCCAGTGATGGGAAGATAAGCTGGATAAGGTTCTACCTTCACAGACACTTCAG GTTAACTCCAGTCCTGGCTATGGTTATCCTTATTTGGATGTTCATTGTTCCTGAGATGAATCAAGGCCCGATTTGGTACCACCAAGAGGAATTTACCCGCAAGTGCCGTCACTACTATTGGAGCTACATCCTCTACATCAACAATTTTATCTCATCCGTTGAC TGCGTACCTGGTACTTGGTATCTTGCCTGTGACATGCAGTTCTACTACTTAAGTCCTCTACTCCTGATTCCTCTGTACAA GTTTCCTAAGATTGGACTGGGCGCCATCACCGCCACGGGTATTGCAAGCTTTATCACCACGGCTGCTATCGTTTGGAAGAACAATATTGGACTAGAGCTGCA TTCATTCGATGACGCTTTTCCCGACGGAAACCATACATCATCACCTGGTAATAACGGTGATTACTTCTCCGTGGTATACGACAAACCGTACTGTCGCATCTCGCCTTACTTGTTAGGCATGATGTTGGCATACCTCATGCAACGCATCGGGAGGAGGACACTTGTTTTGAATTCC GTCACTGAGTAG